A region of Lacinutrix sp. Hel_I_90 DNA encodes the following proteins:
- a CDS encoding NAD(P)/FAD-dependent oxidoreductase produces the protein MEHVVIIGNGISGVTLARHIRKLSDKKITIVSAESDYFFSRTALMYIYMGHMKFKHTQPYENWFWEKNRIVLKKGYVKTIETASKTLHFAAGDSLKYDKLVIATGSKPNKFGWPGQDLEGVQGLYSKQDLETLELNAPNNEVCKRAVIVGGGLIGIELAEMLVSRNIPVTFLVRESSFWNTILPQGESEMINRHIKSHHIDLRLSTNLKEIKSDENGRAKSIIIEETGEEIECNVVGLTAGVSPNIDFIKDSDIETDKGVLVNRFLETNSKDIYAIGDCAQQRDPIGQRRPIEAVWYTGRMMGEVLAQTICDNKMQYNPGHWFNSAKFLDIEYQTYGWVFGENGRPDYEQHFHWKHEDDTKCITIAFDKNTNIFLGINTFGIRMRHEVCDRWLTEKRTIDYVMNHLTEANFDPELYSHFEKDILKTYRTQFQTV, from the coding sequence ATGGAACACGTTGTTATTATAGGAAATGGAATTTCTGGTGTAACCCTTGCACGACACATTAGAAAGCTATCTGACAAAAAGATTACAATCGTTTCTGCTGAAAGTGACTATTTCTTCTCAAGAACAGCCCTCATGTACATCTATATGGGACACATGAAGTTTAAACACACGCAACCTTACGAAAATTGGTTTTGGGAAAAGAATAGAATCGTACTTAAAAAGGGCTATGTCAAAACAATTGAAACAGCCTCTAAAACACTTCATTTTGCAGCAGGCGATTCACTAAAATATGACAAATTAGTCATTGCCACTGGTAGTAAACCGAATAAATTTGGTTGGCCGGGTCAAGATTTAGAGGGCGTTCAAGGTTTATACAGCAAACAGGATTTAGAAACCTTAGAGCTTAATGCCCCAAATAATGAAGTTTGTAAGCGTGCGGTAATCGTTGGTGGTGGATTAATAGGTATTGAATTAGCCGAAATGCTGGTTAGCCGAAACATTCCCGTGACCTTTCTAGTGCGTGAGTCGAGTTTTTGGAACACGATCTTACCTCAAGGTGAAAGCGAAATGATTAATAGGCACATTAAAAGTCATCATATCGATTTACGATTATCTACCAATTTAAAAGAAATCAAGTCTGACGAAAATGGGCGTGCAAAATCCATAATTATTGAAGAAACTGGCGAAGAAATTGAATGTAATGTTGTGGGTTTAACAGCTGGTGTGTCGCCAAATATTGATTTTATAAAAGACTCAGACATTGAAACCGATAAAGGCGTATTAGTCAATCGTTTTTTAGAAACTAATAGTAAAGATATTTATGCCATAGGAGATTGCGCGCAACAACGTGACCCTATTGGGCAGCGCAGACCTATTGAAGCGGTTTGGTACACAGGTCGTATGATGGGTGAAGTTTTAGCACAAACCATTTGCGATAACAAAATGCAATATAATCCAGGCCATTGGTTTAACAGCGCTAAATTTTTAGATATAGAATATCAAACGTATGGTTGGGTTTTTGGAGAAAACGGCAGACCAGATTATGAGCAGCACTTTCATTGGAAACATGAAGATGACACCAAATGTATTACCATTGCTTTTGATAAAAACACCAATATTTTTTTAGGAATAAACACCTTTGGAATTAGAATGCGTCATGAGGTCTGTGACCGCTGGCTGACAGAAAAACGAACTATAGATTATGTCATGAATCATTTAACTGAAGCCAATTTCGATCCGGAGCTTTATAGCCATTTTGAGAAAGACATCCTTAAAACTTACAGGACCCAATTTCAAACCGTGTAA
- a CDS encoding cellulose synthase family protein encodes MYSLAQLNLLFNYLGAQKKNKKTPFMDFNNPDEVPYVTIQLPVFNELYVMERLLENIARIDYPKNKLEIQVLDDSTDETVKTTFDQIEGLKTQGLDIVHICRSNREGFKAGALKEGLKIAKGEFIAIFDADFLPKEDWLKRTIPHFVNRNVGVVQTRWGHINRDYSTLTKIQAFALDAHFTLEQVGRNSKGHFINFNGTAGIWRKQCILDAGNWEGDTLTEDLDLSYRAQLKNWKFKYLEDVETPAELPVVISAARSQQFRWNKGGAENFRKMMWKVLKSKNISKKTKLHGIMHLLNSTMFLNVLIVGVLSIPMLYIKNEYAHLKPYFYIMSFFVISTIIFFICYWFMYKRTYGSGLKNFAQYIVLFFTFFSIAMGFSLHNSIAVLEGHVGKRSEFVRTPKFNISTLKDSWKGNKYLKNNISINVIFEGLLMLYFAFGMYSAFVVGDQGGDFGLFPFHLMLFLGFGYVFFKSLTSKV; translated from the coding sequence ATGTATTCGTTGGCGCAGCTTAACTTACTATTTAATTATCTCGGTGCGCAAAAGAAAAATAAAAAAACACCCTTTATGGATTTTAATAATCCTGATGAAGTGCCTTACGTTACCATTCAACTTCCCGTATTTAATGAGTTGTATGTTATGGAGCGGCTTTTAGAAAATATTGCACGCATTGATTATCCAAAAAACAAGCTAGAAATACAGGTTTTAGATGATTCTACAGACGAAACAGTGAAAACGACTTTCGATCAAATAGAAGGTTTAAAGACGCAAGGTTTAGACATTGTACACATTTGCAGATCAAATCGTGAAGGTTTTAAAGCCGGAGCATTAAAAGAAGGTTTAAAAATTGCCAAAGGTGAGTTTATCGCCATTTTTGATGCCGATTTCCTACCCAAAGAAGATTGGTTAAAGCGCACGATTCCGCATTTTGTAAATCGTAATGTTGGCGTGGTACAAACCCGTTGGGGACATATCAATCGTGATTATTCAACATTAACAAAAATTCAGGCCTTCGCACTCGATGCGCATTTTACTTTAGAGCAAGTGGGAAGAAATAGTAAAGGTCATTTTATCAATTTTAACGGTACAGCAGGCATTTGGCGTAAGCAATGCATCTTAGACGCTGGCAATTGGGAAGGCGACACATTAACTGAAGATTTGGATCTTAGCTACCGTGCACAATTAAAAAACTGGAAATTCAAGTATCTTGAAGATGTAGAAACGCCTGCCGAATTACCTGTCGTTATTAGTGCAGCACGTTCTCAGCAATTTCGCTGGAATAAAGGAGGTGCAGAAAACTTTAGAAAAATGATGTGGAAAGTTCTTAAAAGCAAGAACATCTCCAAAAAGACAAAACTACATGGTATCATGCATTTATTAAACAGCACGATGTTTTTGAATGTGTTAATCGTTGGTGTGTTAAGCATCCCAATGTTATATATTAAAAACGAATATGCGCATTTGAAACCCTATTTCTATATCATGAGTTTCTTTGTCATTAGCACCATTATCTTCTTTATCTGTTATTGGTTTATGTACAAACGCACCTATGGTAGCGGCCTCAAAAATTTCGCGCAGTACATCGTACTCTTTTTTACTTTTTTCTCAATAGCCATGGGCTTTTCATTACACAATTCTATAGCGGTATTAGAAGGTCACGTAGGAAAACGTAGTGAATTTGTACGCACACCAAAATTCAATATCAGCACCTTAAAAGACAGCTGGAAAGGCAATAAGTATTTAAAGAATAACATCTCAATCAACGTGATTTTTGAAGGTTTATTAATGCTTTATTTCGCTTTTGGAATGTACAGTGCTTTTGTGGTTGGTGATCAAGGTGGCGATTTCGGACTGTTTCCATTTCACCTCATGTTGTTTTTAGGTTTTGGTTATGTATTCTTCAAATCCTTAACTTCGAAAGTATAA
- a CDS encoding SusC/RagA family TonB-linked outer membrane protein, protein MKNLLEGIGKNSVFFKLDLKTKSISIFLFVTLFGQTDNSFALKNKTIVYASVLQTTYQMQTYSVQRQVSGKVTDTNGMPLVGVAVLIKGTDMGVTTGFDGGFEIEATSDNVLVFSYMGYVTIERTVFDRQNIVVELEERLEQLEEVVVQAYRNTTTSKNTSAIATVSSSEIENKPNILVLNALQAKVSGLNVSSGSGQPGASPSVIIRGVGSLSGNLRPLFVIDGVPVDSFSFSGINPNDVESVTVLKDAASAAAYGNRGANGVIIITTKNGKYETGLQVDYSTSFGKSFKQKNNFNLMNSRDLLNFQKRLNIGTGSELTAAEIDILANQNNTDWTDFIFQEGETANHQIGITTGGENHKSYVSLGYSKQEGIIRGTGLERYTFRANLSGKNENDKFSYAIHASTALSESDTATDIGSGSVFSNPIVGAIFGQPYLNPYRLDGSINDDSIDSDAAYPFSLSPYVILNSIRYKNGVFNKNLKTVINANISYKLLKDLTFNANIGADYNQTESLDVVHPESSNSRFYIGGADIQGKQGESFARDLGVNTNLSLVYNKRFGKHELETSVFFENYNFSRKSFGFTQFGLNAINFSPGDGNSFVNGDREENGIYPYIPLVNSGKNKSGLYSYFALVEYDFDNRFGIFANLRRDASFRFVGDNKWGTFYSVSARWNIGRETFIGPESIISDLKLRASYGSSGNERIGGSDILGQADVTRTLYDTGNGYNNTVSYNFLSLGSPDTKWETIKQTNIGIDYGLFNNRFRGALDVYSKNTEDLFTASNISAANGQYAINTNGGELRNRGVEFNTEYDVISGKKVTLTLRGNVSYNENEILSLESGDQDFGATINAVGHPVGAHYLVPYVGVNPANGNALYRDKEGNITEEFNSSDRVINDDALPKIQGGFGFDLGYKGFFLQSNFSFVGNYKRYNDQQRFFQQSPLQAQNFNVSANYNQAWTPENAITTVEGLNSKQNNFGSDKFLHDASYVRLRYLSIGYNLPEKYLKEVRLKGLRLYLQGENLITWSKWQALDVESNIGRRFDFANYPTPRIITFGLDVKL, encoded by the coding sequence ATGAAAAACCTTCTTGAAGGAATAGGGAAAAACTCCGTGTTCTTCAAATTAGATTTAAAAACTAAATCTATTAGTATTTTTTTGTTTGTCACCCTATTTGGTCAGACGGACAATAGTTTTGCTTTAAAAAACAAAACAATAGTTTATGCTTCTGTTTTACAAACTACTTATCAGATGCAAACTTATAGTGTACAAAGACAAGTAAGCGGTAAGGTGACCGATACTAATGGCATGCCATTAGTAGGTGTTGCTGTTTTAATTAAAGGCACCGATATGGGTGTAACAACAGGTTTTGATGGGGGCTTTGAAATAGAAGCTACGTCTGATAATGTACTTGTGTTTTCGTACATGGGCTATGTAACTATAGAAAGAACCGTTTTTGACCGACAAAACATTGTTGTTGAATTAGAAGAACGATTAGAGCAATTAGAAGAGGTGGTTGTTCAGGCGTATCGAAACACGACAACTTCAAAAAATACATCAGCGATTGCAACCGTATCGTCATCTGAAATAGAGAACAAACCAAATATTTTAGTGTTAAACGCATTACAGGCAAAAGTTTCTGGATTAAATGTGAGTAGCGGGTCTGGTCAGCCAGGTGCTTCTCCTTCGGTTATTATTAGAGGCGTAGGTTCTTTAAGTGGAAACTTAAGACCCTTATTTGTTATCGATGGTGTTCCTGTAGATTCTTTTAGTTTTTCAGGAATAAACCCTAACGATGTGGAAAGTGTTACTGTTTTAAAAGATGCCGCCTCTGCTGCTGCTTATGGAAATAGAGGCGCCAATGGTGTTATCATTATAACCACTAAAAATGGAAAATATGAAACCGGTTTACAGGTTGATTATTCTACTTCTTTTGGTAAGTCATTTAAGCAAAAAAACAATTTTAATTTAATGAATTCTAGAGATTTATTGAATTTTCAAAAAAGGCTTAATATTGGTACAGGTTCAGAACTTACAGCTGCTGAAATAGACATTTTAGCAAATCAAAACAATACAGACTGGACCGATTTTATTTTTCAGGAAGGGGAGACCGCAAATCATCAAATAGGCATTACCACAGGAGGCGAAAACCATAAATCGTATGTTTCTCTTGGGTACTCAAAACAAGAAGGGATTATCAGAGGAACTGGCTTAGAGCGCTATACCTTTAGAGCGAACTTAAGTGGTAAAAATGAAAACGATAAATTTAGCTATGCGATACACGCTAGTACAGCGTTGTCTGAGTCTGATACAGCTACAGATATTGGTAGTGGTTCAGTTTTTTCAAATCCTATTGTAGGAGCTATATTTGGACAACCGTATTTAAACCCTTATCGTCTAGATGGGAGTATTAATGATGACTCCATTGATAGCGATGCTGCCTATCCATTTTCATTGTCACCTTATGTGATTCTTAATAGTATACGCTATAAAAATGGTGTTTTTAATAAAAACTTAAAAACCGTTATCAATGCTAATATTAGCTATAAATTATTAAAAGATTTAACATTCAATGCCAATATAGGAGCAGATTATAATCAGACAGAATCTCTTGATGTTGTACACCCAGAATCTTCTAACAGCCGTTTCTATATTGGAGGCGCAGATATTCAAGGAAAACAAGGAGAATCTTTCGCCAGAGATTTAGGGGTTAATACCAACCTTTCTCTTGTTTATAATAAACGTTTTGGGAAACACGAATTAGAAACGTCTGTTTTCTTCGAAAACTATAATTTTTCTAGAAAAAGCTTTGGTTTTACACAATTTGGACTTAATGCTATAAATTTTTCTCCTGGTGACGGTAATAGTTTTGTTAACGGCGATAGAGAAGAAAATGGAATTTATCCTTACATACCTCTAGTGAATTCTGGAAAAAACAAATCAGGGTTATACTCTTATTTTGCACTTGTAGAATACGATTTTGATAATCGCTTTGGAATTTTTGCAAACTTAAGAAGAGATGCTTCATTTAGGTTTGTAGGAGATAACAAATGGGGGACTTTTTATTCGGTATCTGCTAGATGGAACATTGGAAGAGAGACTTTTATAGGTCCTGAGTCTATCATAAGTGACCTAAAATTAAGAGCGTCTTACGGTAGTAGTGGTAATGAAAGAATTGGAGGCTCTGATATTTTAGGACAAGCAGACGTTACAAGAACACTTTATGATACTGGTAATGGTTACAACAACACCGTTAGTTATAATTTCCTTTCTTTAGGTTCTCCAGATACTAAATGGGAAACAATTAAACAAACGAACATAGGAATCGATTACGGCTTATTCAATAACAGGTTTCGCGGCGCTTTAGATGTTTACAGTAAAAATACTGAAGACCTCTTTACCGCTAGTAATATTTCTGCGGCTAATGGTCAATATGCAATCAATACCAATGGCGGTGAATTAAGAAACAGAGGGGTTGAATTTAACACGGAATATGATGTCATTTCTGGTAAGAAAGTAACCCTTACACTTAGAGGGAATGTCTCTTATAATGAAAATGAAATTCTTTCTCTTGAATCAGGAGATCAGGATTTTGGAGCAACCATAAATGCTGTAGGTCACCCAGTAGGGGCACATTACTTAGTGCCTTACGTTGGTGTGAATCCAGCAAATGGTAATGCATTATATAGAGATAAAGAAGGAAATATTACTGAAGAATTTAATTCTAGTGATCGTGTTATTAATGATGATGCCCTTCCTAAAATTCAAGGTGGCTTTGGTTTCGACTTAGGTTACAAAGGTTTTTTCTTACAGTCTAACTTTTCTTTTGTAGGTAATTACAAAAGATATAATGACCAACAGCGATTCTTCCAACAAAGTCCTTTGCAGGCACAAAATTTTAATGTCTCTGCTAATTACAACCAAGCTTGGACTCCAGAAAACGCAATCACAACTGTGGAAGGTTTAAATAGTAAGCAAAATAATTTTGGATCTGATAAGTTTTTACATGATGCCTCTTATGTTAGGTTGAGGTACTTATCTATTGGGTATAATTTACCAGAAAAATATCTTAAAGAAGTCCGTTTAAAAGGCTTACGCTTGTATTTGCAAGGCGAAAATTTAATAACATGGTCAAAATGGCAAGCTTTAGACGTCGAGTCAAATATTGGTAGAAGATTTGATTTTGCTAATTATCCTACGCCTCGAATAATAACTTTCGGACTTGATGTTAAATTATAA
- a CDS encoding DUF547 domain-containing protein — MKKIAIVMVVLFLGDFSVQAQNLDRFFNKTEAFFKANVINGKVAYDAIKKDQTALNEVLKIAEGISVQKGAAANYQAFWINAYNLSVIKGIVDNYPINSPLDHKGFFDKTTYNLGGMAVTLNAIENKLLRENFKDPRFHFVLVCGALGCPPLISKAYLPDTLELQLETQTRLALNGRFLKVDTANKKVEGSELLKWYKTDFTRNGLTEIDFINTYRTKKIPTDYTLTYFTYNWSLNKQK; from the coding sequence ATGAAAAAAATAGCAATAGTGATGGTCGTGCTTTTCTTGGGGGATTTTTCTGTCCAGGCACAAAATTTAGACCGCTTTTTTAATAAGACAGAGGCTTTTTTTAAAGCCAATGTAATTAATGGTAAAGTAGCTTATGATGCGATTAAAAAAGATCAAACGGCTTTAAATGAAGTGCTAAAAATAGCGGAAGGCATCTCAGTCCAAAAAGGGGCGGCAGCAAATTATCAGGCCTTTTGGATTAATGCCTATAATCTATCTGTAATTAAAGGCATTGTTGATAACTACCCTATAAACTCCCCTTTAGATCATAAAGGATTTTTTGACAAAACGACCTATAATTTAGGTGGAATGGCCGTTACCCTTAATGCTATTGAAAATAAGCTGTTAAGAGAAAATTTTAAAGACCCAAGGTTCCATTTTGTGTTGGTTTGCGGGGCTTTGGGTTGTCCGCCGTTAATTAGTAAGGCTTATTTACCAGACACTTTAGAATTGCAGTTAGAAACACAAACCAGATTGGCTTTAAATGGCCGTTTTTTAAAAGTAGATACTGCGAACAAAAAGGTAGAAGGTTCAGAACTATTAAAATGGTACAAAACAGATTTTACTAGGAATGGGCTAACAGAAATAGATTTTATAAATACCTATCGCACAAAAAAAATTCCAACAGACTATACACTCACCTATTTTACTTATAACTGGAGCCTAAACAAACAAAAATAA
- a CDS encoding 4Fe-4S dicluster domain-containing protein, whose protein sequence is MSNKLNHNMSLANAKDLSAKQKLASGIGLVGLFILVLATFNVNFGNKTLWLTIALLLIFAGTVWFANIAYLNKSKGIKNDGVWFKSLSSRGLIGWLTGLALTGFYIVLYFKPVWLGLGVDGAENTGLVALFDPLSQLLSGRPASQWFVYGTLYTMAILAFGYKFMLKYRHNRYEQIRTVSVMFFQLAFAFLIPEFMYVMNSDLPYYDLKSIWPLNYYNFQQYRVDAFIDAGTIGVAMIIFGVVSIFIITPILTFKYGKRWYCSWVCGCGGLAETAGDSFRHLSDKSQAAWKVERWVVHSVVVFVVLMTTAVIYSYLGDDSSKYWLTKSTFLYSVAGLLTLVFALTMIFKRDALAKDAKFGAVGYFVIILALIGFHIFSGDGKIFLFNAATLRSSYGFLIGSIFSGVIGTGFYPIFGNRVWCRFGCPMAAILGFQQRLFSRFRITTNGGQCISCGNCSTYCEMGIDVRAYAQKGENIVRSSCVGCGICAAVCPRGVLKLENDSMDGRINAKEVLLGNDVDLMDLLNKK, encoded by the coding sequence ATGAGTAATAAATTAAATCATAACATGTCTTTAGCTAATGCTAAGGACCTCTCTGCGAAACAAAAATTAGCTTCTGGAATAGGCCTTGTTGGCTTATTTATTCTGGTCCTCGCTACATTTAATGTCAATTTTGGTAATAAAACACTTTGGCTCACTATAGCCTTACTACTTATTTTTGCAGGTACGGTATGGTTTGCCAATATCGCCTACTTAAACAAAAGTAAAGGCATTAAAAATGATGGAGTATGGTTTAAATCCCTGTCATCCCGAGGCTTAATAGGCTGGCTTACTGGTTTGGCCCTTACCGGTTTTTATATCGTGCTATATTTTAAACCGGTTTGGTTAGGATTGGGCGTAGATGGGGCTGAAAACACTGGTTTAGTCGCGCTTTTCGATCCTTTGAGTCAACTCCTTAGCGGACGTCCAGCCAGCCAATGGTTTGTTTACGGGACATTGTATACCATGGCTATACTGGCCTTTGGCTATAAATTCATGTTAAAATACCGTCATAATCGTTACGAGCAAATTCGTACCGTTTCTGTGATGTTCTTTCAATTAGCCTTTGCCTTTTTAATCCCTGAATTCATGTATGTTATGAACTCAGACTTACCGTATTACGATTTAAAAAGTATTTGGCCTTTAAACTATTATAATTTTCAGCAATATCGTGTTGATGCGTTTATAGATGCTGGAACCATAGGCGTGGCCATGATTATATTTGGTGTGGTTTCTATTTTTATTATCACACCCATCCTCACCTTTAAATACGGGAAACGCTGGTATTGCTCATGGGTTTGTGGCTGTGGTGGCCTTGCAGAAACGGCGGGAGATTCTTTTAGACATTTAAGTGACAAGTCTCAAGCCGCATGGAAAGTAGAACGTTGGGTCGTGCATAGTGTTGTTGTTTTTGTGGTACTTATGACGACCGCAGTAATTTATTCTTATTTAGGTGATGATTCCAGTAAATACTGGTTAACAAAAAGCACTTTTTTATATAGCGTTGCAGGTTTACTTACCTTGGTTTTTGCTTTGACTATGATTTTTAAACGCGATGCATTAGCTAAAGACGCCAAATTTGGAGCAGTAGGCTACTTCGTTATCATACTCGCATTAATAGGTTTCCACATCTTTAGTGGTGATGGTAAAATATTTCTTTTTAATGCGGCAACATTACGCAGTAGTTATGGTTTTTTAATTGGTTCAATATTCTCTGGTGTCATTGGCACTGGCTTCTACCCTATTTTTGGTAATCGTGTGTGGTGTCGTTTTGGCTGCCCTATGGCTGCTATTTTAGGTTTTCAGCAGCGTTTGTTTTCAAGATTTAGAATTACTACCAATGGGGGACAATGTATTTCTTGCGGCAATTGTTCAACGTATTGCGAAATGGGAATCGATGTACGGGCGTATGCTCAAAAAGGTGAAAACATTGTGCGCTCAAGTTGTGTGGGTTGCGGCATTTGCGCTGCGGTTTGTCCGCGCGGTGTTTTAAAATTAGAAAACGATAGTATGGATGGGAGAATTAATGCGAAAGAAGTGTTATTAGGAAACGATGTAGATCTCATGGATTTATTAAATAAAAAGTAG
- a CDS encoding DUF2383 domain-containing protein has protein sequence MGNIITYEVGAEALQNALRAIYDSGAAYEQLLEKSTDEVTKHYLIKKINIINEFSLTVVSLLKEMKIQPLEQGTVSGGISRLWFDLKAMVVVHNPISIIEQAKHIEKEFCDTYLAQVSSGIHSEKVYEVLLNQLSEMQGFKYPEVLINPLDIKQTVRF, from the coding sequence ATGGGTAATATAATCACTTACGAAGTCGGAGCAGAAGCATTACAAAATGCGCTTAGAGCTATTTATGATTCGGGCGCTGCCTATGAGCAGTTATTAGAAAAATCAACAGATGAGGTTACAAAACACTACCTGATTAAAAAAATTAATATAATCAACGAGTTTTCATTAACCGTTGTTAGCCTCCTAAAAGAAATGAAGATTCAACCCTTGGAACAAGGCACGGTTTCTGGAGGTATTTCCAGATTATGGTTCGATTTAAAAGCAATGGTTGTGGTGCATAATCCAATAAGTATTATTGAACAAGCAAAACATATTGAAAAGGAGTTTTGCGACACCTATCTCGCGCAAGTGAGCTCTGGAATTCATTCGGAAAAAGTATATGAAGTATTGTTAAATCAACTTTCTGAGATGCAAGGTTTCAAATATCCAGAGGTATTAATAAACCCTCTAGATATTAAACAAACGGTTCGTTTTTAA
- a CDS encoding glycoside hydrolase — protein sequence MKYVKRLFLFFFCLAQSCTAQTSKINGVSFVASRIPVTEEHINPVVSVNANYAAIMPFGFIKDLKNPEIIHNTERQWYGETRAGAKQYAESLKAKGIKIMLKPQIWVSHGEFTGYIKMDTEAHWKTLEDSYSVFILEYADLAQEIKAESFCIGTELEQFVENRPGYWTKLITNVKKIYKGKLTYAANWDEYKRTPFWSTLDYIGIDAYFPVSNSKTPTVAECLEGWKTHKVAIKDVSDRYKKPVVFTEFGYRSVDFTGKEPWKFDRSMTNVNLEAQTNTTKALFETFWKEDWFAGGFVWKWFHDHQSSGGQSNSQFTPQNKPVEKVIKDYYILN from the coding sequence ATGAAATACGTCAAACGCCTTTTTTTATTCTTTTTTTGTTTGGCACAATCCTGTACTGCACAAACATCAAAAATTAATGGAGTTAGTTTTGTAGCTTCAAGAATCCCTGTGACAGAGGAACACATTAACCCAGTCGTGTCTGTTAATGCCAATTATGCCGCAATCATGCCTTTCGGGTTTATAAAAGACCTAAAAAACCCAGAAATTATTCATAATACCGAAAGACAATGGTATGGAGAAACGAGAGCGGGAGCCAAACAATATGCTGAAAGCCTAAAAGCTAAGGGCATTAAAATAATGTTAAAACCTCAAATTTGGGTTTCTCATGGTGAATTTACGGGGTATATTAAAATGGATACTGAAGCGCATTGGAAAACACTAGAAGATTCCTATTCAGTTTTTATTTTAGAATATGCAGATTTAGCTCAAGAAATTAAAGCAGAAAGTTTTTGTATTGGAACAGAATTAGAGCAATTTGTGGAGAATAGACCGGGGTATTGGACAAAGTTAATAACTAATGTTAAGAAAATATATAAAGGCAAACTTACTTATGCTGCCAATTGGGATGAATATAAACGTACTCCGTTTTGGTCGACCTTAGATTATATTGGCATAGATGCCTATTTTCCAGTGAGCAATAGTAAAACGCCAACAGTTGCTGAGTGTTTAGAAGGTTGGAAAACACATAAAGTAGCGATAAAAGACGTATCAGATCGCTATAAAAAACCTGTAGTTTTTACAGAGTTTGGCTATAGAAGTGTTGATTTTACGGGAAAGGAACCTTGGAAATTTGATCGTAGTATGACTAACGTAAATTTAGAAGCACAAACCAACACCACAAAAGCATTATTTGAAACTTTTTGGAAAGAAGATTGGTTTGCTGGCGGATTTGTTTGGAAGTGGTTTCATGATCATCAATCCAGCGGAGGTCAAAGTAATTCACAATTTACACCGCAAAATAAACCGGTTGAGAAAGTAATAAAAGATTACTATATTTTAAACTAA
- a CDS encoding glycosyltransferase family 2 protein: MTKIKVIIPAYNEQDSIALVIHDIPEIVDEIIVVNNNSTDNTVEHAKNAGATVLTENRKGYGYACLKGMDYLSKHSQKPDIIVFLDGDYSDYPEELTKLIAPIINKNIDFVIGARVKRLRESGSMTPQQVFGNWLATFLMKLLFSAEFTDLGPFRAIKYDKLLGLNMEDKTYGWTVEMQLKALKQKLSYIEVPVKYKQRIGVSKVSGTIKGTIFAGFKILGWIFKYSFKK; this comes from the coding sequence ATGACCAAAATAAAAGTCATCATCCCTGCCTACAATGAGCAAGATTCTATTGCGCTTGTTATTCATGACATTCCAGAAATCGTTGATGAAATTATTGTAGTCAATAACAATTCTACAGACAACACGGTAGAACATGCTAAAAATGCTGGAGCAACGGTACTTACAGAAAATCGCAAAGGCTACGGCTATGCCTGTTTAAAAGGTATGGATTACCTCTCTAAACACTCTCAAAAACCTGATATTATTGTTTTTTTAGATGGCGATTATAGCGATTACCCTGAAGAATTAACAAAATTAATAGCGCCGATTATAAATAAAAACATCGATTTTGTAATTGGCGCCAGAGTAAAAAGACTGCGCGAAAGTGGTTCGATGACCCCACAACAAGTCTTTGGTAATTGGCTGGCTACGTTTCTAATGAAATTGCTCTTTAGTGCTGAATTCACAGACTTAGGCCCTTTTAGAGCTATTAAATACGATAAGCTATTAGGCTTAAATATGGAAGACAAAACCTACGGCTGGACTGTAGAAATGCAGCTTAAAGCTTTGAAACAGAAACTATCATATATAGAAGTACCCGTAAAATATAAACAAAGAATTGGCGTAAGTAAGGTGTCTGGCACAATAAAAGGAACTATATTTGCAGGCTTTAAGATATTAGGTTGGATCTTTAAATACAGTTTTAAAAAGTGA